The Candida dubliniensis CD36 chromosome 2, complete sequence genome contains a region encoding:
- a CDS encoding negative regulator of exit from mitosis, putative (Similar to S. cerevisiae AMN1;~In S. cerevisiae: protein required for daughter cell separation, multiple mitotic checkpoints, and chromosome stability; contains 12 degenerate leucine-rich repeat motifs; expression is induced by the Mitotic Exit Network (MEN).), with product MNFHSTKPLSYDSSDNQIYNPFLVSNTNGEERKSPIIDKQQQAQLQQLQQPVLKRAKSIVSSKSLSAFFTNPKSKHHHHHQNRDNNNNGRNRNRNRTRKRTRPRPSRLRRTQSICSNDSNNSNNGQLIIHTGEFKLPDQDEFHFTMNNSDNSFSSSFLSSSSSPSSSSSDLESVPDLTDDNIDELTPETTPIKPVGNFYFNTLFDNEENIGDGYKLNSQIKIQNELQQQQQQEKLTSPSIFEIPEIVYKIISYVDEQNTILPQESTPIRRNPLSYNHALLIHGDKKSAQTALQQTNKQINQQTSRKLISSPLYNCLLVNKLFYKITSEIISSKFYCHNEIQLKKFIENKSQQQQQQQQQNSNQCLIQPKTFILHKLFQTKQIVFDQLIEFINFNQLSWFELYMCPKICLNKSNNNIFKKIFQSCTNNLTKLIITGSKTIDDEFLMKFCQYKCGENLQILDLRACELITDFGIYQLSLNCRNLTFINLGRKANNTGGSGGSGSGSGRFITDNSIIKLINNNRKLMTIGLAGCHITDKVVWEIANKLPKISRLSLNNCPKLTNSGINQIFTLINSNSNSNSNSYSINTNNSNNNNNNNNCFFKYLSVLELRFNYQLIDLSSIIQFKRRQKFQFNIILLLELCESLMLKYRQQEFELDKLISLKIFQDISHWVNDYNDNDGDLSYNEIKQLINNNNNNNNSRIISNNS from the coding sequence atgAATTTTCATTCTACAAAACCATTATCATATGATTCTAGTGATAATCAGATTTATAATCCTTTCCTAGTGAGTAACACCAATggagaagaaagaaaatctccaatcattgataaacaacaacaagcacaactacaacaactacaGCAACCAGTTTTAAAACGAGCTAAATCTATTGtatcatcaaaatcattatcagCATTTTTCACAAACCCAAAGAGTaagcatcatcatcatcatcagaatagagataataataataatgggagaaatagaaatagaaatagaaCTAGAAAAAGAACTAGACCTAGACCTAGTCGTTTAAGAAGAACTCAATCCATATGTTCAAAtgatagtaataatagtaataatggTCAATTGATTATCCATACGGGTGAGTTTAAATTACCTGATCAAGATGAATTTCATTTTACTATGAATAATAGTGATAAtagtttttcttcttcttttttatcatcatcatcttctccttcttcttcttcttcagatTTAGAAAGTGTACCTGATTTAActgatgataatattgatgaattaacaCCAGAAACAACTCCTATTAAACCCGTGGgtaatttttatttcaatacattattcgataatgaagaaaatattgGTGATggttataaattaaattctcAAATCAAGATTCAAAATGaattgcaacaacaacaacaacaagagaaATTGACATCACCATCGATATTTGAAATCCCAGaaattgtttataaaataataagttATGTTGATGAACAAAATACAATTTTACCACAAGAATCAACTCCAATTAGAAGAAATCCATTATCTTATAATCATGcattattaattcatgGAGATAAAAAATCTGCTCAAACTGCATTACAACAAAccaataaacaaatcaatcaacaaaCTTCCAGAAAACTTATTTCATCTCCATTatataattgtttattggtgaataaattattttataaaatcACTAGTGAAAttatatcatcaaaattttattgtcataatgaaattcaattaaaaaaattcattgaaaataaatcccaacaacaacaacaacaacaacaacaaaattctAATCAATGTTTAATTCAACCTAAAACATTTATATTAcataaattatttcaaactaaacaaattgttttcgatcaattaattgaatttataaattttaatcaattatcaTGGTTTGAATTATATATGTGTccaaaaatttgtttaaataaatctaataataatatatttaaaaaaattttccaatcatgtactaataatttaacaaaattaattataacTGGTTCTAAaactattgatgatgaatttttaatgaaattttgtCAATATAAATGTGGtgaaaatttacaaattttAGATTTAAGAGCTTGTGAATTAATAACTGATTTTGgaatatatcaattaagTTTAAATTGTCGAAATTTAacttttataaatttgGGTCGTAAAGCCAATAATACcggtggtagtggtggtagtggtagtggtagtggtcGATTTATAActgataattcaataattaaattgattaataataatcggAAATTAATGACTATTGGATTAGCAGGATGTCATATAACTGATAAAGTTGTGTGGGAAATTGCCAATAAATTACCTAAAATATCTCgattatcattaaataattgtcctaaattaactaattctggtataaatcaaatcttcACCTTAATCAACTCCAACTCCAACTCCAACTCCAACTCCTACTCCATCAACACCAATaatagcaacaacaacaacaacaacaataattgtttttttaaatatttatcagTATTAGAATTAAGatttaattatcaattaattgatttatcttcaattattcaatttaaacGACGacaaaaatttcaatttaatattatattattattagaattatGTGAATCATTAATGTTGAAATATCGtcaacaagaatttgaattagataaattaatttctttaaaaattttccaaGATATTTCTCATTGGGTTAATgattataatgataatgatggtGATTTACTgtataatgaaattaaacaattgataaataataataacaataataacaattccAGAATCAttagtaataatagttga
- a CDS encoding transcriptional regulatory protein, putative (Similar to S. cerevisiae ASG1;~Similar to C. albicans CTF1;~nomenclature conflict: different names in CGD (orf19.1499; CTF1) and SGD (YIL130W; ASG1)) produces the protein MTGQIKIKVEKDNQNIISENVDSDVKVSTDTPTNNDKNNDNNNNSNDEKSNPTKTNTNKSSSTNNRKDKPKAFTIKYKRPRGSRACTVCRSRKVRCDAEIHIPCTNCITFGCDCILPEVKKRGNQSGESKAKKQKTASNSKTPSTTINNANTTGKSAASTSTSTATKSSVKEKNYTKKKSSSTNTSDNGTLPVSENSSNISSTTATATAAATNNDNNNNNNNNPITTTASALSSLSKSTINNSTSTTSANEPILNISQISVPPSLTSTYKNRPSMHKKELLDSKAKTSLTFLGSSSIGVVPQRAGENHVELTTDIFDTMDVTLDSVELEILKIRGAFLLPNKELSLDLINAYFEHVHPLMPVINRSLFMKKFHDPNDNPSLMVLHAVLLLGCRVSKNPLLLDSRGTNDLASITFFRRAKALYETNYESDPISIIQTLILIGSYWDGPEDVTKNSFYWTRVAVGLAQGFGFQRDVSKSQNLTISEKKIWRRIWWCLFEKDRNVSIAFGRPVVIDLNDCDVPMLTIDDFDETDAELGIIDPYTVDETQALYFIHLVKLAEITGIIIKHQYSVKSESMKRRNAFSIIEHCDMLMGIWFTNLPPQLSFSLADNSTQNFYACLLNAQYYNRLYLIHRSNLVRMARSSSTNPNNYKYPSWGISFQSARMISIISKILLDRDLLQYVPVMFIYIAFSALIMLIYHVDSTNGVIASTATDSLYVSRAVLKELQKAWPIAGVLLKLFDKYANDKLKRSKLIESSSKVADYKETVANEKLKNSSTSPLASDTYGRVKATPEVTTYQEPPPPHHHHQQQQQQQQPLPPQPRQGSSQLPLPQTKQQQGYGSVPHEDNFRKNIFSPGSNSTTSGISPGGNVYQDYQTSPANVSHALRQLQDQQQQQQQQQSQQQSQSHYQQQDFVYNNNGNTNIQHNLRPPQIEELVKQYKLPMKRAAQGETSDASDKPTTDTSPTSSTKSFPEISMVTDNLTNKQDFIDNFEPTQLFPNFSIPPTRVQSPTPNYDEQSNNNNNNNNNNHDNGIGSNIYGSMNQEMTMRDAPPSQSQEQFHGGNGNGNGNNDHHFNGGNNGGNGNTRDPHTPGFQTNFIDSAFNYLNLQSGIDMNEDIHSLFHMMN, from the coding sequence ATGACTggtcaaatcaaaatcaaagtgGAAAAAGATAATCAAAACATTATCTCCGAGAATGTTGACTCCGATGTTAAGGTTTCAACAGACACCCCCACAAATAATGACAAGAACAAtgacaacaataacaatagcaATGACGAAAAACTGAATCCAACAAAAACTAACACCAAcaaatcttcttctactaATAATCGAAAAGATAAACCAAAAGCATTCACTATCAAATATAAACGTCCTAGAGGTTCTCGTGCTTGTACTGTTTGTCGATCACGGAAAGTTCGATGTGATGCTGAAATTCATATACCTTGTACAAATTGTATTACATTTGGTTGTGATTGTATACTTCCAGAAGTTAAAAAAAGAGGCAATCAATCAGGTGAATCCAAAGctaaaaagcaaaaaacTGCTTCTAATTCAAAAACACCAAGTACTACCATCAACAACGCCAATACTACTGGTAAATCAGCAGcttcaacttcaacttcaactGCAACCAAGTCAAGtgttaaagaaaaaaattacacaaagaaaaaatcttCCTCCACAAATACATCAGACAATGGGACACTACCCGTACTGGAGAATTCATCGAACATCTCCTCGACAACGGCTACGGCTACGGCTGCAGCAACaaacaacgacaacaataacaacaacaacaacaatccCATCACTACTACCGCTTCTGCATTATCATCTTTATCTAAATCTACCATAAACAATTCCACTTCTACAACTTCTGCAAATGAACCTATTTTAAACATTTCTCAAATTAGTGTACCTCCATCACTAACTTCAACTTATAAAAATCGTCCTCTGATGCATAAAAAGGAATTACTTGATTCTAAAGCTAAAACTTCTTTAACATTTTTAGGTCTGTCATCAATTGGGGTTGTACCTCAACGTGCTGGTGAAAATCATGTTGAATTAACTACAGATATTTTTGATACTATGGATGTTACATTAGATTCAGTTGAATtagaaattttgaaaattagaGGGGCATTTTTATTACCAAACAAGGAATTATCccttgatttaattaatgcaTATTTTGAACATGTTCATCCATTAATGCCAGTGATTAATCGTTCATTatttatgaaaaaattCCATGATCCTAATGATAATCCAAGTTTAATGGTTTTACACgcagtattattattaggaTGTCGAGTTTCGAAAAATCCTTTATTGTTAGATTCTCGTGGAACTAATGATTTGGCCAGTATAACTTTTTTCCGTCGAGCTAAAGCATTATATGAAACAAATTATGAAAGTGAtccaatatcaattattcaaactttaattttgattggTAGTTATTGGGATGGTCCTGAAGATGTtacaaaaaattcattttattgGACTAGAGTAGCCGTTGGATTAGCTCAAGGATTTGGATTCCAACGTGATGTTAGTAAATCACAAAATTTAACTATttcagaaaaaaaaatttggagAAGAATTTGGTGGtgtttatttgaaaaagatcGTAATGTTTCTATTGCTTTTGGAAGACCAgttgttattgatttaaatgattGTGATGTCCCCATGTTAAccattgatgattttgatgaaacTGATGCAGAATTAGGTATTATTGATCCTTATACTGTTGATGAAACTCAAgcattatattttattcatttagTTAAACTTGCTGAAATCACcggtattattattaaacatCAATATAGTGTTAAATCAGAATcaatgaaaagaagaaatgcATTTTCTATTATTGAACATTGTGATATGTTAATGGGGATTTGGTTTACTAATTTACCACCacaattatcattttcattagcAGATAATCTGACTCAAAATTTTTATGCATGTTTATTAAATGCTCAATATTATAATCgattatatttaattcatcGATCAAATTTAGTTCGAATGGCAAGatcttcatcaactaatcccaataattataaatatccTAGTTGGGGGATTTCTTTCCAATCAGCAAGAATGATTTCTATTATATCGaaaattttattggatCGAGATTTATTACAATATGTTCCAGTAatgtttatttatattgcTTTTAGTGCTTTAATTATGTTGATTTATCATGTTGATTCAACTAATGGAGTTATTGCATCAACTGCTACTGATTCATTATATGTATCACGAGCAgtattaaaagaattacaaaaagCTTGGCCCATTGCTGGagtattattgaaattatttgataaatatgctaatgataaattgaaaagatcAAAACTTATTGAAAGTAGTTCTAAAGTTGCTGATTATAAAGAAACTGTAGCTAatgagaaattgaaaaattcttcaacaagTCCATTAGCTTCAGATACTTATGGAAGAGTGAAAGCTACACCTGAAGTGACAACGTATCAAGAACCACCACCTCcgcatcatcatcatcagcagcagcagcagcaacaacaaccttTGCCACCACAACCACGACAAGGTTCATCAcaattaccattaccacaaacaaaacaacaacaaggaTATGGATCTGTTCCACATGAAGATAATTTTAgaaagaatattttttcacctggttcaaattcaacaacatcagGGATTTCTCCTGGAGGAAATGTTTATCAAGATTATCAAACATCACCAGCTAATGTATCTCATGCATTAAGACAACTTCAAGatcaacagcaacaacaacaacaacagcaactgCAACAGCAACTGCAACTgcattatcaacaacaagattttGTATATAATAACAATGGCAATACCAATATTCAACATAATTTAAGACCACcacaaattgaagaattagtgaaacaatataaattacCTATGAAACGAGCAGCACAAGGTGAAACTAGTGATGCTAGTGATAAACCAACTACAGATACTTCACCAACTTCATCAACTAAATCATTCCCGGAAATATCTATGGTTACTGATAATTTAACTAATAAACAAgattttattgataattttgaacCAACACAattatttccaaattttaGTATCCCACCAACAAGAGTACAATCACCAACTCCAAATTATGATGAAcaaagtaataataataataataataataataataatcatgaTAATGGAATTGGTAGTAATATTTATGGATCTATGAATCAAGAAATGACTATGAGAGATGCACCACCATCACAACTGCAAGAACAATTTCatggtggtaatggtaatggtaatggtaataatgatCATCATTTTAATGGTGGTAataatggtggtaatggtaaCACTCGTGATCCACATACTCCAGGTTTCCAAACTAATTTTATTGATAGTGcatttaattatttgaatttacaATCAGGTATTGATATGAATGAAGatattcattcattatttcatatgatgaattga
- a CDS encoding lipid acyl hydrolase, putative (1 probable transmembrane helix predicted by TMHMM2.0 at aa 204-226;~no human or murine homologue;~Similar to S. cerevisiae TGL5), whose translation MTERIPLFEEDKDYIDEDHISEFAKALVWQDDYDYDANTPTPINDEVPAIMSSMNSINDNNNNNNNNMNGGGGGGGDDDDDSSSITDDDIMNSSYFDKQQQQQQQQSDMKSNDSLISRPQTGTTANTSTISLSFSSKRPDLISSKSDWFPIGTSSPKKGTTKNSHHHHHHNNKQKRSTTTKSTIEILKNEFRNSSTYTLLRWPILIFVFSWISILGIIYFMIRIYVALSEYLITWRGERKKLRDKLRKSKTYKEWIKNALLLDKFLKLDKWSEIPKFSYYDYKTIKLTIIKLQKLRYEKNLIELMVILQGCLKKNFAGIENRQLYSHRYYGTKNLVEEYYQEVIKCLELIINDNNDKIDIERKWKFFKIVSKNYGKSALCLSGGACFAYTHFGIAKALLDENLLPQIISGTSGGGLIAALLCTRTNEELKQLLIPQLARKITACEDPWYIWIPRFLKTGARFDAIDWARKANFFTHGSTTFEEAFQRTGRKLNISTIPADPHSPVILCNDITSPHCIIWSTLLASSAVPGILNPVVLMMKNPINEQVIPFSLGSKWRDGSLRTDIPIEALNTYYNVNFTIVSQVNPHISLFFFAPKGTVGRPVTSSTKKTRSKQQYSSFRGGFIATALEQLLRLEIKKWLQIIKSLDLLPHLLQQDWSNIWLQNFTGTITIWPKNKLSDFWYILSDPTELRMKEIIEKGEKCMFPRLLFIKHRASIENVIERGKKLTLTKLKQTKNQQSGYNDDDDDDDDDNDDEGGISDYDAQSFQKVVGWSNEDKKLLDELDNDNEDEDEDEEEDEEEEDYDDDDSLSDSFEITTEHLKQRRNTIF comes from the coding sequence ATGACAGAAAGAATACcattatttgaagaagataaagattatattgatgaagatcATATTAGTGAATTTGCCAAGGCATTAGTATGGCaagatgattatgattatgatgcCAATACTCCAACACCAATAAATGATGAAGTTCCAGCGATTATGAGTTCaatgaattcaataaatgacaacaacaacaacaacaacaacaacatgaatggtggtggtggtggtggtggtgatgatgatgatgattcttCACTGATTAcagatgatgatataatgaattcatcatattttgataaacaacaacaacaacagcaacaacagtcagatatgaaatcaaatgataGTCTAATATCAAGACCACAAACAGGAACTACGGCAAATACTAGTACTATAagtctttctttttctagTAAACGACctgatttaatttcatctaAAAGTGATTGGTTCCCTATTGGTACTAGTTCACCAAAGAAAGGAACTACCAAAAAtagtcatcatcatcatcatcataataataagcaAAAAAGGTCCACCACTACTAAATCAACgattgaaattttgaaaaatgaatttcGAAATAGTTCAACTTATACATTATTAAGATGGccaattttaatatttgttttcagTTGGATTAGTATATTAggaattatttattttatgaTTCGAATTTATGTGGCATTACTGGAATATTTAATTACTTGGAGAGGTGAAAGGAAAAAATTAAGAGATAAATTACGTAAATCTAAAACTTATAAAGAATGGATTAAAAAtgctttattattagataaatttttaaaattagaTAAATGGCTGGAAATTCCTAAATTTTCttattatgattataaaactattaaattaactataattaaattacaaaaattacgatatgaaaaaaatttaattgaattaatggTTATATTACAAGGatgtttaaaaaaaaattttgctggaattgaaaatcgTCAATTATATTCTCATAGATATTATGGGACAAAAAATTTAGTGGAAGAATATTATCAAGAAGTAATTAAATGTcttgaattaattattaatgataataatgataagattgatattgaaaggaaatggaaatttttcaaaattgttCTGAAAAATTATGGTAAATCAGCTTTATGTCTTAGTGGAGGGGCATGTTTTGCTTATACTCATTTTGGGATTGCTAAAGCATTACttgatgaaaatttattacCACAAATCATATCAGGAACTTCTGGTGGTGGATTAATTGCTGCTTTATTATGTACTAGAactaatgaagaattaaaacaattattaataccTCAATTAGCTAGAAAAATTACTGCTTGTGAAGATCCTTGGTATATATGGATTCCTCGATTTTTAAAAACTGGTGCAAGATTTGATGCTATTGATTGGGCTCGTAAAGCCAATTTTTTCACTCATGGTTCAACTACTTTTGAAGAAGCATTTCAAAGAACTGGTcgtaaattaaatatttctaCTATTCCTGCTGATCCTCATTCTCCAGTTATTTTATGTAATGATATTACATCACCTCATTGTATTATATGGTCAACATTATTAGCATCACTGGCAGTCCCTGGAATTTTAAACCCCGTGgtattaatgatgaaaaatcCTATAAATGAACAAGTTATACCATTTTCATTAGGTAGTAAATGGCGTGATGGATCATTAAGAACTGATATTCCTATTGAAGCTTTAAATACTTATTATAATGTGAATTTCACCATTGTTTCTCAAGTTAATCCTCatatatcattattttttttcgctCCAAAAGGTACTGTTGGTAGACCAGTTACTAGTTCAACCAAAAAGACTCGttcaaaacaacaatattcatcatttaGAGGTGGATTTATTGCAACTGCTTTAGAACAATTATTAAGAttagaaattaaaaaatggttacaaattattaaatcattagatTTATTACCTCATTTATTACAACAAGATTGGCTGAATATTTGGTTACAAAATTTTACTGGTACAATAACTATTTGGcctaaaaataaattaagtGATTTTTGGTATATATTAAGTGATCCAACAGAATTAAgaatgaaagaaattattgaaaaaggtGAAAAATGTATGTTTccaagattattatttataaaacaTCGAgcatcaattgaaaatgttaTTGAAAGAGGGAAAAAATTGACATTAACAAAACTtaaacaaaccaaaaatcaacaatcagggtataatgatgatgatgatgacgatgatgatgataatgatgatgagggAGGAATTAGTGATTATGATGCTCAATCATTTCAAAAAGTTGTTGGATGGAGTAATGAAGAtaagaaattattagatgaacttgataatgataatgaagatgaagatgaagatgaagaagaagatgaagaagaagaggactatgatgatgacgattCATTAAGTGATAGTTTTGAAATAACAACTGAACATTTAAAACAAAGACGTAATACcatattttaa
- a CDS encoding peptidyl-tRNA hydrolase, putative, whose amino-acid sequence MSYSHPPIIFFSIGNPGPITRHSVGHFMLKRLMEFSNSSIKQLHNYSLYSLSIDSLNNIIYIKSNTYMNESSKAWNKFKSSKEYKSFLKQQVVTVIVLYDDFENNLGTIKLKQFKKNKSNKNNNESHNGLKDLKFAMIDNNFNDETIYLLGIGIGPKPSSNPNGEIMKQWILSPFNKQSEKIKLELESFKLLQLYIDSMIQQISNDNDNDNDNNGMIKDINKFNAKMTKLWKRKQELEISQT is encoded by the coding sequence ATGAGTTATTCTCACCCACctataatatttttttcaattggtaATCCTGGTCCTATAACTCGTCATTCAGTTGGTCATTTCATGTTAAAACGATTAATggaattttcaaattcttcaattaaacaattacataattattcattatattcattatcCATCGATagtttaaataatataatttatattaaatcaaatacatATATGAATGAATCTTCTAAAGCATggaataaattcaaatcatcaaaagaatataaatcatttttaaaacaacaagttGTTACCGTGATTGTATTatatgatgattttgaaaataatctAGGTACgattaaattaaaacaatttaagaaaaataaatccaataaaaataataatgaatcaCATAATGGATTAaaagatttaaaatttgCCATGATTGATAACaattttaatgatgaaacaatttatttacttggaattggaattggacCAAAACCAAGTAGCAATCCTAATGGAGAAATTATGAAACAATGGATATTAAGTCcatttaataaacaatctgaaaaaattaaattagaattagaatcatttaaattattacaattatatattgattcaatgattcaacaaataagtaatgataatgataatgataatgataataatggtatgattaaagatattaataaatttaatgcaaaaatgacaaaattatggaaaagaaaacaagaattagaaatttCACAGACATGA